GTGCTCCGTGTGGTCCACGTGAGAAGAGAAAGGTACGATTGATGACACGTCTCCGCCTTTTGCGTAAGACTTCGTAACGAAAATCGCGATGCGCGCGTTACGAGCGAAGTCACCAGATCCGCCAATACCATTCATCATGCGTGTTCCAGCAACATGTGTAGAGTTAACGTTTCCGTAGATGTCCAGTTCAAGCGCCGTGTTGAAGGAAATAACACCCAAACGACGAATTACTTCCGGGTGGTTTGAAACTTCCTGTGGACGGAATACTAGCTTATCGCGGTATTTAGCGATATCGTCCTGGAAGCTGTCCAAACGCTTTTTAGAAAGTGTTAATGAAGTCGCAGAAGCGAATTTCACAACGCCGTCATCGATCAAGTCGAAGATTGCATCCTGAAGAACTTCAGAATATACTTCGATGTCTCTGAATTCAGATGTTCTCATGCCGTCAAGAACAGCGTTTGCTACTGAACCAACACCTGATTGAAGAGGAAGAAGTGACTCGTCCATGCGACCCAATTTGATTTCGTCACGGAAGAATGTCAGCAAGTTGTTTGCAATCTCCTGTGTCTCTTCATCTGGAGGAACGATAGGGGACGGAATATCTCCCTGCTCTGTAAGAACGATACCGCGTACCTTTTCAGGATCCACTTTGATTCCAGGTGTACCGATTTTATCTGTCACGCTGAAAACAGGAATTTCTTTGCGGTCGCCCTGGTATTCAGGAATATAGATATCATGCAAACCTTCAAATTCAACAGGAGCATTCACATTCAATTCGATGATAACATTCTTCGCTTCCTGAACAAAAATAGGGGAGTTACCAACAGAACCAGTCGGAATAATCTGACCATCTTCTGTAATTGCAGCTGCTTCGATAATTGCATAGTCAACAGGGCCGATTACGCCTTGACGAATCCATTCAGCTGTATGAGAAAGATGCTGATCGATATAGAATGACTCACCATTGTTGATTTTACCGCGCATTGTCGGGTTACCCTGATAAGGAACGCGTAAATTAATTACGTCTGCTTCAGCCATCAGCTGGTCAACGTTTGGCCCCATGGAAGCACCGGTGAAAACGTTTACTTTGAAGTCTTCTTTTTTACCTCTTTCAGCCAATGCCAATGGAACCGCTTTCGCGTCCCCGGACAAAGTAAAGCCGCTCAGACCCAATGACATTCCATCCTCGATCCAAGAAGCTGCTTCTTCTGCTGTTACAATTTTGTCTTTTAGTGCTTCACAACGAAGTACTTTATTTAGTTCGTTTGCCACGGTATTATCCACCTTACCTTTCATTTTGTATATAATTCTATCAGTTATCTGAATAAAATCAACATAATATTAAGAGAACTATACTTAATTTCCCACTCTATGAATAATTACACTAAAATCAAATGGCAAGCGGGTAAAATAACAGAGTTGTTGTGAACGCCGGCAGTAAGCGTTTCCCCTTAAATTCAAATATACAAAGGGTGTTCTGTGGGCGAGAATAGGGAAAACCCTTATGGAAAGACCTGTTAAAACACGTATAATTATCAAATATAAAGATAATAAATTGTAATTAGTTGAAACGTCCTGTGATACAAAAATGAAAATAGGGAATTCCCTTAGTTTATATTCAGATTAATCAGTTTGTTTTAGGGTACTGTGAGTAATAGGTTTGTTTCATTTACTGCTACATTCTGAGAAGGAGTGGAAATGTTCGATGAAAAAGAGATTCGGATTGAATTATTTTAAACCTGTCGAGAGTTATTCCGGAAGCTGGTCGGTGCTGGAAGAAAAGAGCCGTGATTGGGAAAATATGTACCGTCAGCGCTGGTCACATGACAAAGTGGTGCGTACTACACACGGCGTAAACTGTACAGGTTCCTGCAGCTGGAAAGTATTCGTCAAGAACGGCATCATCACGTGGGAAAATCAGCAAATAGATTATCCTTCCTGCGGTCCGGATATGCCTGAATTTGAACCCAGAGGCTGCCCCCGCGGAGCTTCATTTTCCTGGTATGAATACAGTCCTTTGCGCGTGAAGTATCCTTATATAAGAGGGAAGCTGTGGCGCATGTGGAACGAAGCTTTGCAGGAAAAGAAAGATCCCGTGGAAGCTTGGACATCCATCGTCGAAGATCCAGAGAAAACTAAAGAATATAAAAGTGCGCGCGGTAAAGGCGGCCACGTTCGGATTCATTGGCGTGATGCAACGATGCTGATCGCGGCGCAGCTCATCTACACGGTACAAAAATACGGTCCGGATCGCGTAGCGGGATTCACGCCGATTCCTGCGATGTCGATGGTCAGTTACGCGTCAGGTGCACGTTTCATTTCATTGCTTGGCGGCGAAATGCTCAGCTTCTACGACTGGTATGCGGACCTTCCGCCTTCCTCTCCGCAAATCTGGGGTGAGCAGACCGATGTTCCGGAATCAAGTGACTGGTTCAATGCCGGTTATATCATTATGTGGGGCTCCAACGTGCCGCTTACCCGGACGCCAGATGCACACTTCATGACAGAAGTCCGCTATAAAGGAACGAAAGTCGTTTCGGTGGCACCGGATTATGCAGAAAGTGTTACACATGCGGATGACTGGATCGCGGCAAACCCCGGAACGGATGCCGCTGTAGCACAGGCGATGACACATGTTATATTGGATGAATTTTATCAGAAACGTAAAGAGCCGACATTTTTAAATTATGCGAAACAATATACGGACATGCCGTTTCTGATTTTATTGGATCCGCATGAAGATTCATATAAAGCGGGACGGTTCCTTCGTGCCAGCGATTTAGGGCAGCAGGATGCACACGCCGAGTGGAAACCTATGCTGTTTGATGAAGCGGCAGGCAAAGTGATT
The Sporosarcina sp. P33 genome window above contains:
- a CDS encoding acetyl-CoA hydrolase/transferase family protein, encoding MKGKVDNTVANELNKVLRCEALKDKIVTAEEAASWIEDGMSLGLSGFTLSGDAKAVPLALAERGKKEDFKVNVFTGASMGPNVDQLMAEADVINLRVPYQGNPTMRGKINNGESFYIDQHLSHTAEWIRQGVIGPVDYAIIEAAAITEDGQIIPTGSVGNSPIFVQEAKNVIIELNVNAPVEFEGLHDIYIPEYQGDRKEIPVFSVTDKIGTPGIKVDPEKVRGIVLTEQGDIPSPIVPPDEETQEIANNLLTFFRDEIKLGRMDESLLPLQSGVGSVANAVLDGMRTSEFRDIEVYSEVLQDAIFDLIDDGVVKFASATSLTLSKKRLDSFQDDIAKYRDKLVFRPQEVSNHPEVIRRLGVISFNTALELDIYGNVNSTHVAGTRMMNGIGGSGDFARNARIAIFVTKSYAKGGDVSSIVPFSSHVDHTEHDVDVIVTEQGYADLRGLAPRQKAELLIENCAHPDFKEELRDYYNRACEQVGGQTPHILEEALSWHVNLAKNKTMHKAAEAQK